Proteins encoded by one window of Synechococcus sp. MVIR-18-1:
- a CDS encoding HEAT repeat domain-containing protein gives MAERFDILFEGMSEESSLKILLSDPKDLSNPVDKYMAATRLAACTSEESLQGLISAVDLDPEDLFNRITRRKAIEALGRRKDVQALGCLFKALKFDDEPSVINAADSITQISAPLTESQCDSLLEALKGSDPQKRSVIQAHTRLGLKSGTSFIQTLIHDENPLISGAARAFCARVEGDLDQLKPLIPQLQDLQAGRRRSAVIDLGDAGDITMLDYLIKSAVSMPLRAKSAFQLVDPSKKAQVPEEHIQSITTLLQDDPRSLSIREEWLSNQDPIEIEKNLQHRDEGKQYGAALSLLNMPKPQQIEIIDGIHSRLWSDYGANYLLTSLVGLGSIHEREELVRTSLAEILPQYAKSRVAAAWACLKLDLSDQLGLLKEISTSSKWVPLKWSCSQVLKKYS, from the coding sequence ATGGCAGAGCGATTCGATATCTTATTCGAGGGAATGTCAGAAGAGTCATCTCTAAAGATTCTATTGTCGGATCCAAAAGATCTGTCTAATCCTGTAGATAAGTATATGGCCGCAACACGGCTCGCAGCATGCACAAGCGAAGAGTCATTGCAGGGACTCATCAGTGCAGTTGATCTTGATCCAGAAGACCTCTTCAACAGAATCACTAGGAGGAAAGCAATAGAAGCCTTAGGACGAAGAAAGGACGTACAAGCTTTGGGTTGCCTGTTTAAAGCCCTAAAATTTGATGATGAGCCATCAGTCATCAACGCCGCTGATTCAATTACACAAATATCTGCTCCCCTCACTGAAAGTCAATGTGATTCACTTCTAGAAGCATTAAAAGGAAGTGATCCGCAAAAACGATCAGTCATTCAGGCTCATACAAGACTAGGCCTTAAGAGTGGTACATCATTCATTCAAACCCTCATCCATGATGAAAACCCTTTGATTTCAGGAGCCGCGAGGGCTTTTTGCGCTCGAGTCGAGGGAGACCTAGACCAACTGAAGCCGCTGATTCCTCAACTCCAAGATCTTCAAGCAGGCCGTCGGCGTTCTGCTGTGATTGACCTAGGTGATGCTGGTGATATCACGATGCTGGACTACCTGATCAAAAGTGCTGTATCGATGCCATTACGAGCAAAGAGTGCTTTTCAGCTGGTTGATCCAAGTAAAAAAGCGCAAGTACCCGAAGAACACATCCAAAGCATTACGACACTTCTGCAAGATGACCCGAGAAGCCTCTCCATACGCGAAGAGTGGTTGAGCAACCAAGACCCAATAGAGATTGAGAAAAACCTCCAACACCGGGACGAAGGGAAACAATATGGAGCAGCACTTAGCCTCCTCAACATGCCTAAGCCGCAACAAATCGAAATAATTGATGGTATTCACTCACGGCTATGGAGTGATTACGGGGCTAACTATTTGCTGACATCGTTGGTTGGCCTGGGATCCATCCATGAAAGAGAGGAGTTGGTCAGAACATCACTGGCAGAAATACTCCCTCAATATGCAAAATCTAGAGTTGCCGCGGCGTGGGCATGCCTAAAACTAGATCTAAGCGACCAGCTAGGCCTACTCAAGGAGATCAGCACGAGCTCAAAGTGGGTTCCACTGAAATGGAGCTGCTCACAAGTGCTTAAGAAGTATTCATGA
- a CDS encoding Nif11-like leader peptide family natural product precursor, whose product MLSSTSSSIIENFIRSVVQSHEIATGLKKLTSHEQIIDYAYSKGFSFTKDDWDEFVLLDSESLKSQSKQSAHLHDTTHWSWAFRQVSTWRAMLMEGADQGSS is encoded by the coding sequence TTGTTAAGTTCAACTTCTTCTTCCATTATTGAAAATTTTATTCGCTCTGTTGTTCAGAGTCATGAGATTGCAACTGGCCTGAAAAAGCTTACATCGCATGAACAAATTATTGACTATGCCTACTCGAAGGGATTCTCTTTTACAAAAGACGATTGGGATGAATTTGTTCTTTTAGATTCTGAGTCTTTAAAATCCCAGTCAAAGCAATCAGCTCATCTGCATGATACGACCCATTGGAGTTGGGCTTTTCGTCAAGTTTCAACCTGGAGAGCTATGCTGATGGAAGGAGCCGATCAAGGTTCTTCTTAA
- a CDS encoding Nif11-like leader peptide family natural product precursor, whose amino-acid sequence MSAPLSDSQKDQILNDFIQLAQNDSQLKEEIKSSRNQDELIAIAEQRGYHFDSLTLLRKWSEHTDFSQPTWMGWFSD is encoded by the coding sequence ATGAGTGCGCCCCTCTCTGATTCCCAGAAGGATCAAATTCTTAACGATTTTATTCAGCTTGCTCAGAACGATAGTCAGTTAAAAGAGGAGATCAAGTCATCTCGTAATCAAGATGAACTGATCGCAATTGCAGAGCAAAGGGGCTATCACTTTGATTCATTGACTTTGCTTCGTAAATGGAGTGAGCATACTGATTTTTCTCAGCCAACATGGATGGGATGGTTTTCCGATTAA
- a CDS encoding CpeR family transcriptional regulator, translated as MKDSKSQIKSWIRSQHLICEGSDFIFETVDQTQLEKFETIMDSLGGRVRSVKAVGNWPMGPNRSFKILRAIASVPRPGGEELVTYWAKKGSKQTRYSEINS; from the coding sequence ATGAAAGATAGTAAATCCCAAATAAAATCTTGGATTCGATCCCAACATCTGATTTGTGAGGGAAGCGACTTTATATTCGAGACTGTGGATCAAACACAACTAGAAAAATTTGAAACTATTATGGATTCATTAGGGGGAAGGGTGAGATCAGTAAAGGCTGTTGGGAATTGGCCAATGGGTCCAAATCGCTCTTTTAAGATCTTAAGAGCAATCGCTTCAGTACCAAGACCAGGTGGCGAAGAGCTAGTAACTTATTGGGCAAAGAAAGGATCTAAACAAACAAGATATTCAGAAATAAATTCGTAA
- a CDS encoding chromophore lyase CpcT/CpeT, whose product MDPILKFAKTIAGIYDNFEQSQENPKDFARINIIFRPLPWAIFNGPGFYSEQHYDYAPWSPYRQGVHRLIAHNEHSDTFIMENFGYADQIRLAGAGRNPELLDSLKKEKLKARCGCGMHFKTKADRKYIGSVEPGKKCMIPRDGQLTYLVSEVEVTQESWISRDRGYDPNTNRQIWGSEHGQLVFKKIEDIGEMITNDWMDKKLSHER is encoded by the coding sequence ATGGATCCCATATTAAAGTTTGCTAAAACCATTGCAGGAATATACGACAACTTCGAGCAATCTCAAGAAAATCCAAAAGATTTTGCTCGCATCAATATCATCTTCAGACCACTACCATGGGCAATATTTAATGGCCCAGGGTTTTATTCTGAACAACACTACGACTATGCACCATGGTCACCGTATAGACAGGGAGTGCACAGATTAATTGCTCATAATGAACACTCAGATACCTTCATCATGGAAAATTTTGGATATGCAGATCAAATACGCTTGGCAGGTGCTGGTAGAAATCCTGAACTTCTTGACTCCTTGAAAAAAGAAAAATTAAAAGCAAGATGTGGGTGTGGAATGCATTTCAAAACAAAAGCAGACAGGAAATATATAGGTTCAGTAGAACCAGGAAAAAAGTGCATGATTCCAAGGGATGGACAACTCACATATTTAGTAAGCGAAGTTGAAGTCACTCAAGAAAGCTGGATAAGCAGAGATCGTGGATACGATCCAAATACAAATAGACAGATCTGGGGATCTGAGCACGGACAATTAGTTTTTAAGAAGATAGAAGATATTGGAGAAATGATTACCAATGACTGGATGGATAAAAAACTAAGTCATGAAAGATAG
- a CDS encoding phycobiliprotein lyase yields MDIEQFVAQTEGEWRSMRSAHSLAFQQFEDVLSEISVKKISETNTDLQAILKQEGDLRVSDIKSPFLMKWAAESDWEPDDPNDVANGECIIVPIPTNEKSGVLLRSIGYAESIAARSEYNFLDDGTFVLKTKYDQSIAEERIWFISENVRCRSSVLKTSEGSGILQTSFSSEVRRLTKS; encoded by the coding sequence ATGGATATAGAGCAGTTTGTTGCTCAGACTGAAGGTGAATGGAGGTCAATGCGCTCAGCCCATTCTCTAGCCTTTCAGCAATTCGAAGACGTCCTAAGCGAAATATCAGTAAAAAAAATAAGCGAAACAAATACTGATTTGCAAGCAATACTAAAACAAGAAGGTGACTTAAGAGTATCCGACATTAAGTCACCCTTTTTGATGAAATGGGCCGCTGAAAGTGACTGGGAGCCTGATGATCCTAATGATGTTGCGAATGGTGAGTGTATTATCGTACCAATACCAACCAATGAAAAATCTGGAGTACTGCTAAGAAGTATTGGTTACGCAGAATCTATCGCAGCGAGATCAGAATACAACTTTCTAGATGATGGAACTTTTGTTTTAAAGACAAAATATGATCAATCAATTGCTGAAGAAAGAATTTGGTTTATAAGCGAAAATGTTCGCTGCCGCTCCTCTGTGCTTAAGACATCTGAGGGCTCTGGAATACTACAAACATCATTCTCCTCAGAAGTACGACGACTGACTAAATCATAA
- a CDS encoding phycobilisome rod-core linker polypeptide, whose amino-acid sequence MSQPLTLATKANIDLEHSNEVIKRIYRQVFGNRHLMELDINKSLEALFNNGDLTVQGFVTALAQSETYKKLFLETNNPYKFVELNFKHLLGRAPHGQAEIQKHVKLMKDEGFESEIASYTYSEEYLTSFGIDQVPYNRGSSTMRGGSTINYTRTNAFEVGYAGYDGAMKGSTLLQSITTGKTPDITGRKGVGNGGSLTISWSSRRQIGANRRVAQKSVVSQTSMSSTIKSILAQGGKILSITKA is encoded by the coding sequence ATGTCACAGCCACTCACTCTTGCCACTAAAGCGAATATTGATCTTGAGCACTCAAATGAGGTGATCAAGAGAATATATAGGCAAGTTTTTGGCAATCGACATCTCATGGAGTTGGATATCAATAAGTCCTTAGAAGCGCTGTTCAACAATGGTGACCTCACGGTCCAGGGATTTGTAACAGCTCTAGCACAATCAGAAACCTACAAAAAACTTTTTCTTGAGACAAATAACCCTTATAAATTTGTTGAACTGAATTTCAAGCATCTGCTTGGAAGAGCACCTCATGGGCAAGCTGAAATCCAAAAGCATGTAAAACTCATGAAAGATGAAGGCTTCGAGAGCGAAATCGCAAGCTACACCTATAGCGAAGAGTATTTAACTTCTTTTGGAATTGATCAGGTACCTTACAATCGTGGATCAAGCACAATGCGAGGTGGGAGCACGATCAACTACACCAGAACGAATGCCTTCGAAGTTGGATATGCAGGATACGACGGTGCAATGAAAGGATCTACACTTCTGCAAAGCATAACAACTGGAAAAACTCCAGATATCACTGGGAGGAAAGGAGTTGGTAATGGAGGGTCCTTAACCATAAGCTGGAGTTCACGAAGGCAAATTGGGGCCAATCGCCGTGTCGCACAAAAGTCAGTGGTGAGCCAAACATCGATGTCGTCAACAATAAAAAGCATTCTCGCCCAAGGCGGAAAAATCCTTAGTATTACAAAGGCTTAA
- a CDS encoding phycobilisome rod-core linker polypeptide — protein MDTNQASSGFGAESKWNKPVSFQRKGISNQKAALTTGEFLKNSCDQMAIGVGPRTHADCPHRVTAECYSPDDNSSLEDVIVAAYRQIFGNAHVMDFERCKELEAQLRNGELTVRDFVRGLAKSSFYKQRFFTAVGPQRGIDLNIKHLLGRAPHSQAEISAKISLQAEHGQAAVIDSIVDSAEYLEVFGSDIVPYARAWSSPADLATSAFPLLAAIQKSFAGSDSARGGASNLISNYASGRAPKINVPSESIGVRPTPSYAAGRFASRAPGVTSGNDGAPMRGDSYVFFGLGQREQETFQRCPGDSNDQLNALIRSTYKQVMGNPHLMEFERAISAESKYVDGYLSTREFVRALGLSAEYKRRFFETNAPYRFIELNFKHFLGRAPSSQAEISEHTKILAESGYEAEICSYVDSVEYQTTFGEDTVPFARILSENGRSQVAFNRHLKLAEGYAASDTVQTGSSLVTSVATGTVPGGWSSTTTRINRTGTQSGAADPTKKRFRIVVSAQAARSRQRTAGSTYLVSGKDMSSQMKYIHSRGGKILSITEVM, from the coding sequence ATGGACACTAACCAAGCATCTTCAGGATTCGGCGCAGAAAGCAAGTGGAATAAGCCAGTTTCCTTTCAAAGAAAGGGCATCTCAAACCAAAAAGCAGCACTAACAACAGGTGAATTCCTCAAGAATTCATGTGATCAGATGGCTATTGGCGTAGGGCCAAGAACCCATGCAGATTGCCCGCATAGAGTCACTGCGGAATGCTATAGCCCTGATGATAACTCTTCCCTTGAAGATGTTATTGTGGCTGCATATCGTCAAATATTTGGCAATGCTCATGTTATGGACTTTGAGCGTTGTAAAGAACTCGAAGCACAACTGCGCAATGGAGAACTAACGGTTCGTGACTTTGTTCGTGGACTAGCAAAGTCTAGTTTCTACAAGCAAAGATTTTTCACAGCTGTTGGACCACAAAGAGGCATTGATTTAAACATCAAACACCTGCTTGGACGAGCACCTCATTCACAAGCAGAGATTTCAGCGAAGATCTCTCTTCAGGCAGAACATGGTCAAGCAGCCGTAATCGACAGCATTGTTGATTCTGCCGAATATCTTGAAGTATTTGGCAGTGACATCGTTCCCTATGCGAGAGCGTGGTCTTCCCCAGCTGATTTAGCAACCTCCGCCTTCCCACTACTCGCAGCGATTCAAAAAAGCTTTGCTGGTAGTGATAGTGCCAGGGGTGGAGCGAGCAACCTCATCAGTAATTATGCAAGTGGAAGGGCACCAAAAATCAATGTGCCATCTGAATCGATCGGAGTAAGACCAACTCCAAGCTACGCAGCAGGTCGTTTTGCAAGCAGAGCACCGGGTGTCACAAGCGGAAATGATGGAGCACCAATGCGTGGTGACAGCTACGTATTCTTTGGACTTGGACAACGGGAACAAGAAACATTCCAGCGTTGCCCGGGCGACTCAAATGATCAACTTAATGCGTTGATTAGATCCACATACAAGCAGGTCATGGGCAATCCACACCTGATGGAATTTGAAAGGGCAATCTCAGCTGAAAGCAAGTACGTGGATGGCTATCTGAGTACTCGTGAATTTGTCCGGGCATTAGGACTTTCAGCCGAATACAAGCGTCGTTTCTTTGAAACAAATGCCCCTTATCGCTTTATCGAATTAAACTTCAAGCACTTCCTAGGAAGGGCTCCAAGTTCACAAGCTGAGATCAGCGAGCACACAAAAATACTCGCTGAAAGTGGGTATGAAGCTGAAATTTGTAGCTATGTCGATAGCGTTGAGTATCAAACAACATTCGGCGAAGACACCGTACCGTTCGCACGTATTCTTTCTGAGAATGGTCGGTCTCAGGTTGCCTTTAATCGTCACCTGAAATTAGCTGAAGGGTATGCAGCAAGTGACACGGTTCAAACAGGATCTTCACTCGTCACCTCTGTTGCTACAGGAACAGTGCCAGGAGGATGGAGTTCAACGACAACTCGCATCAACCGCACTGGTACACAATCAGGTGCAGCAGATCCAACCAAGAAGAGATTCAGAATCGTTGTTTCGGCACAAGCTGCACGCAGCAGACAACGCACAGCTGGAAGCACTTATTTAGTTTCTGGAAAGGACATGTCCAGCCAAATGAAGTACATCCATTCACGTGGCGGGAAGATCCTTTCAATTACAGAAGTAATGTAA
- a CDS encoding phycobilisome linker polypeptide: MPFGPASLLGVERFSAESEAPLELLPGDDDVQKEALIRAIYKQVLGNAYVMESERQLIAESQFKLGEISVRELIRRIAKSDLYRSRFFESCPRYRYIELAFRHLLGRAPVDFEEMRAHAERLDSKGYDADIDSFLDSDDYQNTYGEWVVPYQRGWKTESCKTLQEFTWSFQLLRGNSSSSLKGDLSGITAKLGGAVYQNTPLAVVPPSSKEATGWSFRRAKNLQDAPTRLGVGAGQEGTTYRVEVTGYRANNVRRISRYTKSNRVYYIPFDKLSEQFIRIHREGGKISSITPVT; this comes from the coding sequence ATGCCCTTTGGTCCTGCCTCGCTACTAGGGGTCGAGCGTTTCTCAGCAGAGAGTGAAGCACCGCTCGAACTGCTTCCAGGCGACGACGACGTCCAAAAGGAAGCCTTGATACGCGCTATCTACAAGCAAGTCCTTGGCAATGCGTACGTCATGGAGAGCGAGCGACAATTGATCGCAGAATCCCAATTCAAACTTGGCGAAATCAGCGTTCGAGAATTAATCCGTCGAATCGCCAAGAGCGATCTGTATCGCAGTCGATTTTTCGAATCCTGCCCGCGCTATCGCTATATCGAACTTGCCTTCAGACATCTCTTGGGGCGTGCTCCTGTCGATTTTGAGGAAATGCGAGCGCATGCTGAACGTCTCGACAGCAAGGGGTATGACGCTGATATCGATAGCTTCCTAGATTCTGACGACTATCAAAATACATATGGGGAGTGGGTTGTGCCCTATCAACGTGGCTGGAAGACAGAGAGCTGCAAGACCCTTCAAGAATTCACCTGGAGTTTTCAACTGCTTCGTGGCAACAGCAGTAGCAGCCTGAAAGGCGACCTCTCAGGAATCACAGCAAAACTAGGAGGGGCTGTCTACCAAAACACTCCGCTCGCAGTTGTCCCACCATCATCCAAAGAAGCAACAGGCTGGAGCTTTAGGAGGGCGAAAAATCTTCAAGATGCTCCAACCCGCCTAGGAGTGGGAGCAGGGCAAGAGGGCACGACTTATCGCGTTGAAGTGACAGGATACAGAGCCAATAACGTACGCCGGATATCCCGGTATACGAAATCAAACCGTGTGTATTACATCCCATTCGACAAGCTTTCGGAGCAATTTATAAGAATACATAGAGAAGGGGGGAAAATTTCCAGTATTACACCAGTTACATAA
- a CDS encoding pentapeptide repeat-containing protein has protein sequence MNLNISTWAPPEKTSPEQIAGYPIDARGADWRNKDLQDLDLRDANLCRTDLRGTNLKYCRMQNIDMRLAKYDNKTQLPEDFDIRTSGAIGPGAKLNGAFLNNADLRGIDLRTGSLMGAYLSGADLSGAILDNVSLAGADLRNSILRGAMCRGTRFGTSEINMADLRGADLTEANLEALESIKGSDFSMCKGMANQLKHLLERPSDELDHWNPLTRSTTRASLESLLVQK, from the coding sequence ATGAATTTAAACATAAGTACTTGGGCACCACCAGAAAAGACCTCTCCGGAGCAAATTGCTGGGTACCCAATAGATGCTAGAGGCGCAGACTGGAGAAACAAAGATCTTCAGGATCTTGATTTAAGAGATGCAAATCTATGTCGCACGGATTTAAGGGGAACAAATCTTAAATACTGCCGCATGCAAAACATTGACATGAGGCTGGCAAAATACGATAATAAAACACAACTACCAGAAGATTTTGACATTCGTACTAGTGGAGCAATCGGCCCAGGAGCTAAACTCAACGGTGCATTTTTAAACAATGCTGATTTAAGAGGAATCGATCTAAGAACAGGTTCATTAATGGGAGCTTATCTGAGCGGTGCAGATCTTAGCGGCGCCATATTAGATAATGTTTCATTAGCAGGAGCCGATCTTCGAAATTCTATTTTGAGAGGGGCCATGTGTAGGGGGACTCGGTTTGGCACAAGCGAAATCAACATGGCCGACCTACGTGGTGCTGATCTAACAGAGGCGAATCTTGAAGCACTCGAATCAATCAAAGGCAGCGATTTCTCGATGTGTAAAGGAATGGCTAACCAACTCAAGCACTTGCTAGAGAGGCCTTCTGATGAATTGGATCATTGGAATCCATTGACCCGGAGCACTACACGAGCAAGCCTCGAATCACTACTGGTACAGAAATAG